A section of the Methanoregula formicica SMSP genome encodes:
- a CDS encoding NADH-quinone oxidoreductase subunit C, with the protein MTTQLTMEQVSGALKEYGSAEQVRKNRIRVNTDPQKILSAIKAAQQFLDCDHLILISCTDDTGSFGLTYHLTGPHRTIISLAVSVPRESPQVFSVSDILPPAAIYERQIHDLFGIVFSGHPGLTRLMLNEDWPDGEYPLRKDWKPNKANSYGGAAPEGA; encoded by the coding sequence ATGACGACACAACTGACAATGGAGCAGGTATCGGGAGCACTGAAGGAGTATGGATCCGCTGAGCAGGTGCGAAAAAACCGCATCCGGGTGAATACCGACCCGCAGAAGATCCTCAGTGCCATCAAGGCAGCTCAGCAGTTCCTGGACTGCGATCATCTCATCCTCATCAGCTGCACGGACGATACGGGGAGTTTCGGGCTGACCTACCATCTCACCGGCCCTCACCGTACCATCATCTCACTGGCCGTTTCTGTCCCCCGTGAGTCCCCGCAGGTATTCTCCGTCTCGGATATCCTCCCCCCGGCCGCAATCTACGAGCGGCAGATCCATGACCTGTTCGGGATCGTCTTTTCAGGTCACCCGGGCCTGACTAGGCTCATGCTGAACGAGGACTGGCCTGACGGCGAATACCCCCTCCGGAAGGACTGGAAACCGAACAAGGCGAACTCCTATGGCGGCGCTGCACCGGAGGGGGCCTGA